The nucleotide sequence TTTGAAGGAATAGTAATTTTTCGCTGTCGAGCGATTCGGGATTTATTTCGAAAGAGAATTCGAGGTCGCGGGAAAGCCGGAAATATTTATTGATGTCATCAAGAAGGTCGCGAAGGAATTGGAAACTGGCAAGGGAGGGGGTGCCGCCGCCGATGTAAATCGTATCCAATAAGCGAGATTCGGTGGGAATATCATATGCCGCCAGGCGCAATTCGGTCCGAAGAGCTTCGAGATAAATCTGCTCCTGCTCGGTATGATAAGTGGTCTTATAGAAATCGCAGTAGCCGCAGAGGTTGGCGCAGAAAGGGAAATGGATATAAAGCGATAGCGACATGCTCAGAGCGCGGCAAAAAGGCGCTCCCAGCGGGTCTTGGAGGGGAAATTACTTATAAAGTAAAATCCCATCTGAACGACGGAATGGATGTAGGGGAAACTCCATTTAGGCGATTTCGGGTCGGGAACCCAGGACCAGTAAACAAAGAGGGCTTTGCCGCGGATTTTGTCTTTGGGCAAAAATCCCCAGAAGCGGCTGTCCTGGCTTTCATCACGATTATCCCCGAGGACAAAATATTCGCCGGCGGGAACCTGGATAGGCCCGAAATTATCGCGGAACGATAACTGCATCGGAAGAATTTTCGGGTCACTGTTTTTCATATGGGGGTAGATTTCCGCCAGACGGTTATCCACGTAAATCACCTTGTCGACGACTTCCACCGTCTGCCCCGGAAGAGCCACGATTCTTTTGATATACTCTTTGGTCGGATTGAGGGGGGACTGGAATACCACAATATCCCCCTCTTTAGGCGAGCCGAAAGAGTATGCCAGTTTGTTGACAAAGATATAATCGCCCTCAAAGAGAGTATCTTCCATGGATGACGAATCGACACGGTAGGCGGAGACGACAAAGAGGCGGAGGAAGATAGCGGCGCCCAGCGAGATGAGAATCACCTCGAAATATTCGCGCCAGAGCGGTTTTTTCTTGCGCTGGCGCAGCGGCGGGGCAGTCGTCACCGGCGGCGTATCGATTTGCTGAAATTCTTTTAGCAGGAAGTCGTTATCCATACGATATCTCTATCGGACAATTTCGGTATTTCTTTAACTCCCTTGAGTTTCAAGGGATAAGGTAAGGGGGAAGGGGGCGGAGGTCAATCATTTCCTGGGTGAAATGATCTGAGTCAGGAAGGGATCTTAGACACCGCTGAAAGAGACCGTCAGGTCTCGCCTCGACTGGCGTCGAGCCTAAGACCTGACGGAACGGTCGCAAGATTTATGGAACGTCGGAACCTACTCAAAGGGCGAAATCACCTTTCCCCTTGTGCCCTCGGTGCCCCACCCCTTGGGGTGGGTTCTTACAAGATGATTGCACTATGAGCATCTCACCGCAAGTCGCCGCAGCGACCAGGACGGTGGGGCACCAAGTGATGTCGTCAGGTCACGCCTCCCGTTTGAAACAGGAGCCTAAGACCTGACGAAACCAAGACTCCGCAAAATTATTAAGGTACACCTTTCCGCTTGTGCAACGTTCCTCTCTCCCGTAAATTGCCAATTCAACCATAATTCAGGAGCGAGAATGGCGGAGCAATATATATTTACGATGCTGGGGCTGAATAAATTCTACGGGCAAAAACAGGTGCTCAAAGATATCTACCTCTCGTTTTTCCCGGGGGCGAAAATCGGAATTGTCGGAGAGAACGGTTCCGGCAAATCGACAGTGCTTCGGATAATGGCCGGGCTCGATGATGAATTCAAAGGGAAAGCAGAGATAATCGGCAACTACCGGGCCGGGATAGTGCTTCAGGAACCAATTCTGGATGACAAACTGACAGTTCGTCAGACTCTGGAGCAGGCGTTTTCCGAGACGATGGCGCAATTGAAGGAATACAATGCGCTGACAGAAAAATTAGCCGAGCCGCTCTCGGATGAGGAGATGCAAAAGGCGATGGACCGTATGGGGGAACTTCAGGATAAACTGGATGCCTCGGATGCCTGGAATCTGGACCAGAAGC is from Candidatus Zixiibacteriota bacterium and encodes:
- the lepB gene encoding signal peptidase I translates to MDNDFLLKEFQQIDTPPVTTAPPLRQRKKKPLWREYFEVILISLGAAIFLRLFVVSAYRVDSSSMEDTLFEGDYIFVNKLAYSFGSPKEGDIVVFQSPLNPTKEYIKRIVALPGQTVEVVDKVIYVDNRLAEIYPHMKNSDPKILPMQLSFRDNFGPIQVPAGEYFVLGDNRDESQDSRFWGFLPKDKIRGKALFVYWSWVPDPKSPKWSFPYIHSVVQMGFYFISNFPSKTRWERLFAAL